The Phycisphaerae bacterium sequence TGCCAGGTGGAACTGGCAGTATCGTGACAACCCTTTCCGTCGGGACCGGCCGGCGGGATGGGTTCTGGCGGACGGCGAGCAGGTGGTGGGGCACTTGGGCGCGGTATATGTACCCGTGGGGGCACGGGGACGGTTCGTCATTGGCGCGATCGGGGCGGATTACGTTGTGTCGCAGGATGCGCTGAAGGCCGGCGGTACGTTCGTCGGCCTTCAGCTTGCCCAGGCGTTTTTCGACGGCACCAGCGGCTGCCTGCGGATGGCGACAACGGCCAACGAGAAGACCGGTGCGGTTTTCGGCCGGTTCGGCTGCCGCCCGGCGGAGTGGACTCGGGAGTTTTTCCGCGCGCCGACAGGACTGGTGCAACAAATACGCACGTGCCGGGGCGGAGCGAATCGTATCGTGCGACGGCTCATGATGGGGCCGCTGGGCCTTGTCGGGAGGAGTGTGCTCGCCGCGGCATACGGTCTGTGCGGGCATCGACCGGCTTTGCCGATCGCGCCCGGTTGTCGACTGGACATCGGCATGGCTCCGCTCATTCTGGAGGCTGCCTCGCTGCACGGGCGGACCGCGCCGGTTGGCTTCGGTATCGCACGCAGCCGGGAGTACCTCGATTGGCGGTATGTGCGGCATCCTGAGTCGGCGAACATCCGTGCGTTGCTGGTTCGACGCCCTGAGGGCGAGGTAATCGGGGCCGCAGTGGTTTTTCTCGACCGGCAGGATGGACGGCGTATCGCCTATCTTGAGGAGCTGACCGTCGCGACCGGCGACGAAGCGGCAATGCACACTCTGGTATGCGCCGCCCTCAGGCTGGCAGGCGATCACAAAAGCCATTATCTCGTCTGCACCGCCGGGCGTTCGGATCTTCGCGGGCGGTTTTGGGAATACGGGTTTGAATCCCGGGCCCGATCCGCTCCGGCGCTGGTCATCGGCGGCCTGGAACAACAGGCGGGATCCGCGTCGGACGATTCTTTGATAGCTGCGGCCGTCTTTCACCACGGCGACATGTTCTGATTACTTCCGCCCGGCGGCGACGAAGTAATAGCCGCCGAGATGTGCCTCAACCCTCAAGTTGGTGAGTAGCTCGGCCAGCTTCGTCTCATATGGCCGTCCGGTCTCCACGTGGTTGAGCCACAGCCAGCCTCGGGCAAGCCTTCTCAGCGGTCCCCAGCGATCGAAACGGCCGAAGTCCAGCACCACCATTCGCCCACCGGGGCTGAGGTGTCCACATGCCCGCTCCAAAGCGGACTGCCAGTCGGGGATCATCGACAGACTGTAGGCAAAGAGCACCGCATCGAATCGTTCGTTCAGGGCTAGCCGCTCGGCATCGGCGCCAACCACCGTGAGGTTCACATACCCGCGCGACGCGACGCGCCTGGCCGCACGGCCGAGCATGTGCTGGGAGAAATCCACACCCACCAGCCGCCCCCGGGCTGGATCGAGACGTTTGACGATGTGCTCGAAGTTCAGGCCGGTCCCGCAACCGATCTCGAGCACGCGGCTGTCCCGTTGGATTTCGAGCAAGTCAATTGCCCGTTGACGACCGTACAGGAACATCCACCGGGTCAGGTCATAGACCCCGGCCTGGTAGCGATAGAAACGTTGGACG is a genomic window containing:
- a CDS encoding methyltransferase domain-containing protein — protein: MPTHPVQRFYRYQAGVYDLTRWMFLYGRQRAIDLLEIQRDSRVLEIGCGTGLNFEHIVKRLDPARGRLVGVDFSQHMLGRAARRVASRGYVNLTVVGADAERLALNERFDAVLFAYSLSMIPDWQSALERACGHLSPGGRMVVLDFGRFDRWGPLRRLARGWLWLNHVETGRPYETKLAELLTNLRVEAHLGGYYFVAAGRK